The Daphnia pulex isolate KAP4 chromosome 6, ASM2113471v1 genome contains the following window.
TACGTTCCTGCCGCAGCGGACAACCGAGGCGCCGTCAAATTGAAGGTGAAATAGGCCTCGTtgattcttctattttcttcatAGAAAACTCCGAAACCGTATTCAAAAAACACCAATACGGCCAAAGCCGTAATCGCTACTTTGTAGCAATGTGTCCGTATAAAGCCGCAGAACATGGCGTCGATATTTACATCTGATGTAGCCAGGTTCCAAAACCATTAAAGGAGAAAAGGAGCTAGTAAAGTAGAAACATGGCCAACGTCGTCGCCAACTTCCTGAGTCACTTGGCACCACAATGGATGGTGACGTTTGTCCCTTATCTGACTATCGATGCTATCAAGtagaaaaaaacgggagatTCGGCGACTTCAGCTCAATTTGCAAATCAATAGAGCCAGAGATCGATTAAATCTATAAATGCAGAGTCTAGGAGATAGAGGCCGAAGAGCCGATGCTGAAAGAACACGTTCAATTCTCACAGCCGGTAGAATCCTGATGGCACCTAACTGACGCAATCATGGCAAGTCACGAACTACCGCATCatctgtgaaaaaaaaaagatggaataaaataataataaaagaatgacaATACAACACAAACATGGCGACAGAGAAGACGGtcagttttcaaaatcttAAGCACGTCGGCAAAAAGCTGCAACAGTATACCGTTGGTCGGTGGTTTCTATGACAACGAGCAAGCCTCTTTCAGCCTAGACGTTTAGGGAAGCTGAAGTATTCAATGTACTGTAAAACTGAACTAGACTTTATCACACAGACTGTATTGAAAACTATGTTTACCGTTGATAACGATAAGATATACCATCTTTaaaaacacacagcacagattgttctttctatttcatttgCTGTATTGACAGCAATTCAGTGTGTGTACGCCGTATGACAGGCAGTCGAGCGATATGGACGATGAACGGATGAACGAATCGATAAGCTGTTTTACCATGCACAACAGAGGTTTCACGAACGTAAGTTGAATTAAGCCGGGATAGCTGGCTAAATCTAGACTTTAACGACTACGACTAACTCGAAGAAGAAACGATGCCCAACACATAtatacacaaacacacataCAGTTTACATTTGTGCAGTTACACAAGTGACGTGCTCGCCCCTGTACGACGCCTTTCGGTACTTTCCCTGTCAAACACACCTAACCCACTAACATCCTTcgtgagaaaaaaatccgCCCCTTTCTCCTCGACTGGTTCTGTCAGAGTACACACGTACGTAACCGAGGCCTAACACCAATATTCCATTTTGATATTCAACACCAAAAAATCTGAGGTGCTCCCAGGCCGGGTCTAATTACGAACTTCACACAAATTACCTTAGCTGTACAGGATCTGATTTGATGAATCCGTAAAACACATGGGGCAGAGTTAAGAAAGCTATACAATATGTATGACAGGTAGCTCGTTCACCTGCTTTCACTCTTAACAACAGTCCCAGAACAACTGTTTTGTGTCACTTTTACCACTTTCTGAAGAGTTTCTCTGCAAGCAAACAGCTGATCGAACacagccatctagcggctaaGAGTtgcaataaaaatgtaaaaataccTTACGCAAGGCACGACACGGtacgaataaaaaagagtttaaactttaaaccaaataaataCGTTGAAATATAATGATATTAAATAGtattaaaaatacaatacataaaaaaatatttttggggtttccTGCTACATATTTCAtgagaaaaacccaaaaaaaagtctgaaataaaatagataaaaacacatttgacATTCCGAGATAATTTCCCAACATTGGTAATCGAAACAGCAGGAAGCAAAATTTCGAAACCGTGCATTGTGCCGGATTATTTTCCTTAAAGACGCCAAAATGCTAACTGATTCAAATGAGGACGAAATAACCGAAAAATGGTCTTGTAGTTTATTCCTAAATCATCACTGTTATACACTCATTTGTTGGGCGAGGTTCGCATCTAATTAGTTAAAAGTTTAGATATGAGTAAGTTGAACAGACACGAAAGGATGGGAGTCAAAACacagtgggggggggggggggtgtacAGAAGCTACATTATATGCTAATTATTAATGGGAAGAGGGCAAGATTCGATGCGAACAGGTTCAATCAGGTAAATAAAGAAGAGTGAACTTGCACATTGACAGAGAATACATGAAAAGATATGAAACGAAAGCAGAAATACACGAAAGCCCAGCTCCTGGCTGatgaatgaagaagaagaagaagaaaaaaaaatgacgctCAACTGTACAAATATTTGTTAAAGGGGTgtgttgtcttttctttttctttactttattttatagaGGGAAATGGACGAGAAGGTAAGGGGGAAACAAGTGACTAACACTGCtgatagtgtgtgtgtgtgtgtgtattcttCAAGGAAATGCGATTGTTTTGTGCCATTTAGGAGATTTGGAATTTATGCTGGGAGGCCACGAAGATTGGATTTAACAACGCAATCGACAACCCATCGCCTtaagtttgttgttgtgttttcgCAAAATTGGTGAGTCTAAATATCATCTGCTCAATGGCGTTTATTTCTGTCTCATTCATGTCTCGTGGAAAAATGCATCATtccactcttcttctttccattcaaGTCCAAATGGAGGTTAATTGCACCAGAACGGAGCACCGTGTAAGGTATACAATCATCAAGCACTTGTGTTACAAAAGATCCAAAAATTAGTTGTGAACCGATAACCCACAAGAAGATATATTTAATCATACCTGGTCTCATCATCCCAATCTGACCCAGAACCAGAGTCAGAACCTGACTCGGAATCAGAAATCTCCATAGCCACTCGACGGGCTAGAATAGAGGCGACATCGTGAAGAGCATCCATTCGACCCTTTTCACCTTGCTGTTGCTGTCCCTTCTCTACTTTACGTAACGATAtacctacaaaaaaaaaaagagtaaaccAGTTTTTAGTTTCGTTTTGAGTCAATAACCGactcaaatttaaattaccatCTCGAATGGCCTTAAGAAGGTCACTCCGTCCATCAAGCGCTGGAACAGGAATAGGAGGTCCACGGGGGGTCAATTTGGCCGCTTGCAACAACAGAGGCGATGATTGAATCGCTTCAACCACTCCCCTTCCTGGTGATCCTTTGGGCGGCGAAGTGCTCGACAATTTGTTGATATCGCCATTAGCCACAACGTGACCATTGTCACGCGGTGGGCTGCTGAGTGGcatcggcggcggcggtggcggcggtggaggAGCCATTCGCATGTCGGGCGGGGCGGTATCAGGAAGCGGAGGAGGCGGTGGGAGCGGCAAATCAGATTCGGAAGAGCTTTCGCGGCTCTCACGCGGTGGCATCAGCATAGCGGAAGGTGGcagaggtggtggtggaggaggaggaggagtgcTTGATGGAGGACCCGAGTTGACCATGACGGACGAGATGTACGGCGGATTGGGCAGTTGCGACAGCCTATCAGCGCTGGAATAGGTCTCTGACggtggtggaggtggtggcggaAGCGATTCTCTACCCATAGTTCCAACAATGGACGTCTGATGGCTCATGCGATTTCTGGTCGGTGTCGACCCACTCTGCTGCGTCGTGTTGGGCGAGTGATTCATTTGCCTGCCGGATTCAACCAGACTGTTAGTTCATgattattcaatatttttcatcaaagCGTAAACGGTACGACATTAAGAAGACGCAGCTTAATCAATTAAGCGTAGCAAAGCAAAGCTCGACAGACAATATGAACAAATGATGAGACGACAAATTCGTGATGTAACGAGATCAATAAAGTGACACTGGAGTAATAATGAGTGAGTTATCTACAGTATCTCTTCTATTGGGTTATTTGGTTAGTTTACCCGGGTGGGGCTGGTGGAGGCTGCGTGGGCCTTCCTGATGTGGTCCGTTGCAACGTCCGGTTGTGGTGATTCATCATTCCAGGGCCATAGTGACTGGATGCTGCGGCAGCTGCGTGCTGGTGATATTGTGCCTGATGatgcagttgctgctgctgctgctgctgaagctGCAGCAGCGAATCGGCAGTGTAAGGCGGAGGCGGATACTGCGGGTAGCCGTCGTCGTAAGGCGGAGGCGGCAGAGAAATTCCGGCAGGTCTGTAAAAAGCGTCGGACGCCAGCGACAGATGGAGACAAGCCATGAAgcgacaacatttttaaaatgtgaaattcCAAGCACACGATAGAGGCAAAGAGACCGATGACAATTGTTgggaacaaataaaattgacgCCAACACCCTCTCACACGTTGACaacatcaatttcatttgacaGACAGccaacaaaagtaaaaaaacgtGTGATTTAACCGACCTGTACACATTGTCTTGCGGATTACGCGAGTTCCTGGATGCGTAGATGGCCTCTTCGCTAGGGTAATTACGTTTCACTTCAATGCTGTTAGGGCGCGGGGGCCGTGATGTTGAACTGGGATCCGGTAACATGGTTCCATCCTCCAAATACAACGCctgtgaaatttaatttggcaAGACCACATTGGCAAAAGGCATTAGGAAAATAGTTGACAATTGTTTTGTACGGGCAGTATTACCTGAGGCGACTGATACAGCGCGTTCTGTGGGCTAATGTACTCGCCCTTGTTAATGGCCAGCTCACGGTGCTTTTCCCGAGTGTTGTGCGGTTGCCGGACCCGTTTCTTGTGGCGACCGCCTCCGCTGCTTCCGcctccgccaccaccgccgccatcATTTCTGCCTCGATGCGGCTGTGAAACGGTACAAAATATCAGTTGTTGATCGCACAACATttcaaagcaaaaaagaaaaaaagaaaaagaaaaaaaggaaattcgaCGGTAGATGTGGGTTGAAAAGAGAACTTGCCTCGGACGGAGTGCCATCCGCATACTGAGAAGCATGttcaaagtcaaaataatgatttttgtcgttttttttatttagtgttACAGTTGTTTTGAAACCACAAGACAGCAATGATTTCTATTCGATACTAATGCTAATGGCCAAACATTTGGATGTTGTAGctcgtaaaaaataaacgaggGAAAGTACAGAATTATTCATTAACCTAATTTTAAGCTTGAATGATTCCataacaggaaaaataaaacattttctgtctGTTATGTTTAGGACGTTATTGCAGAAAATATGTTACAGATATATAGCCCTCCCTCCGCTGTTACTAAACGTGCGTTCCGCTGAGAACGGTCTGAGAATTCACGAACGTCACCGACCCAGATCGTTTATCGACTCTtcatcatttcccccctcaagaaaagaaaaaaattctaataaaGCAAAGAATGAACCGTTTATACGGCCCTCATTATTCCAACGACAAGATACATGTCGACCGGTTGGTGGAGGTTGAGTGGCAGGTGAATGTAAATTGGCAAGAGACcggctttctctctctaggtcacaattgtatttaaaatgaaagacGAAATAAATGTCTATACCTTGCGTCCCTTGTCGTTGAGGATGCGCTCAGTGTCTTTGAGCATCTCCTGTCGCCACAAGTCAAAGAAGTAATCCGGGTCCGTGTAGAATTTGAGCCCGTCCTTTCCATCGTCCctaaaaaaggcaaaagagatATCATCATCagaatattttaaataccAGTTTGAGCtgagaaactgaaaaaaagttcattgGAATAATATGGACCAGGTTGTCGGAACGGCGGTCGTAAAGGACGTTTGAAGGGGAGCTCGATGTGGGCTAACTTTGCGAAAGGCACGTCGGAATGTCGACGTCACGGCAGCCCAGCGTTTGACTCGTTGAATCAAATCGCTGGCTATGCTGCCACCCCGGCTAAGCGTACGAGATTTGTTACATTCCTGTTGTCCACCAATTCCAACGTCCGGACGAACATCGGTAAATTCTCCGCCATGCCTGCCGCGGACTAACGGTGGCGGGGTAACTTTGACGGCCTGCAGAGAAACGGATCGCTGGAGACGACGCCGGCGGATGGGTGGAATGGGCTTTGCGGCTTCGATCGAGGATGTCGGAGGGGTTTCGATAACGGGCAAATCTGGGAGAACTGTATCATCTTCCTTTTCCACATCGACTTCAGCTAACCGCTTTTCGAGAAACTGCAGAAACTCATCAGTCAACCCTTCGATGGCACTGGTTTCCTTTGGTGGCTCTGCTTCCGCCGGCTCTGCTTCCGGCGGAGAGAGCGGAAAGAATTGGTCCTCCAGACCGAAAACCCACGAATCGccttgttgttggtgttgcgGCTGGATCGCCTGCCAATGGTACAGGCCCTCCTCTCCAAACCAGCAACAATTAGAGCTTCCGGCGTTTCGCTTATTATCGTCCGGATGGATCTGGGTCGATGGGCACAAACTGCAAGACATCACTCATTCACTCACTCAAGGCAGACTAGATTAAAGATGtgattcaatttctttcatttcgctTCCGCACATCCTCGGTATCAAAAACGCATCTGGGTCACCAACttctttcgtcgtcgtcggtccAGTTCAATTGACCGACAAAAGTGTACAACAGGTGGCTCGGCGAACTTGCGTGCGTCCAGGTCTCACGGACGCCTTTTCTCAAGAGAAATTACGAGTAAATCGCGTCATAAAACGCCGAGTCTCTGGCACCGAGGACACAACCACCACATAAAAGCTAATCGCGATCCCTCCCCGCTGGGTTCTTGTTCGATATCCGTTTCGTAATGCCTTTTCGCTCGATTTCGCTTTAGGTTTCTCAATTTCGGGCAAAGATACACACGACACTGATTGCTTGTCCTTTTCCTTCACTGCTAGTAGTGGTAGATAATAGATGTCACACAGGACTTGCGAGTGGGACCAATCCGCTCGGCACGGCTGAAGACGATCGACTGAAGCACCGTAACAATGCGACCAATCGACGACTACAAGAacggaaagagagagaaagaaaaaacaaactaacTAGAGATGGGAGGAGACCAAACATAACACGCCAGCTGGACTCGCGTAACAGCGCATTTCTTCTCGGAGAACGGATTGGGTGGTGGTGTATTAGGTTTGTAGGTTGCTCCGGTTCAACTAGTAACTCCCGCAGGCACACTGGACCGGtccgtgaaatttttttttggccatagCCACCCAGTCCAGTCCGGTCTGGACGACAAACGGGAGGATGCGGCAGAAACACCTATAATATTTTGCGTTTTGGGAATGAGGACGAGACGGTTTTCCCTACCGGTATCCGCGGACTCGTCATACGCAAAACCAGTCCCATCTGGCAGCCATTCCATCAATTTACAAGAACCTTACACGAGGCGATtgctttacacacacacacacgaaaaagaaaagggtaataataacaataacacgTTGCTCGGACAACGACGTACTAGAGTCCCGAGTCCAACGCCCGGTTGGATAGTTGTTGGCCGGCAATGCAATCTGACTCGCATCCCGCCGGCAATGAGGCATCTATTATACATTCACACTGGCATACGCCCTGGTCGATATGAGATTCCCCAGTCGGGCGTTAATAGAAACACAGAGCTCAAGGCCCGGCTACCGCGCCCTGGCTGCTCGCTCGCCTAACAAGTCGTCATAATCGAATCAACCTCCATTCGCTTCCccccttattattattatttctttttttttctctctctctcaatatAGAACTTTCTCACCATCTCTATAGCaccaaggagagagagagagacttggtGGCCGCAAGTGCTTTTAGATTACGGCAAAGCTgcagggggaaaaaacatgATTCCACTCGACTGACGACGGCCGTTCGGAAATCTCACCAACCGGCCGGTGTATCTCCCACAAGATAATACAACGCCGATACTCCCATCTTTTCGCTTTATCCCTCGCCTCGTTCACACGGACGATTTGCTAGCATAAGCGTAACCAACTTCCGGCTAGCGTATGCCCTGTACGCGTCCTGCAGCCATACCTCACGATTTGCGCCAACGATTCTTAACAAACGTATTAACAGCATTGGCTATTACGTGTGATTTCATTATCTGGAATGATGACATTGCCAAGTTGGTCACGTTCTGCTTTATGGTCGGAGGCCTCGTGACCCCCTGCTGAGATTTCGGCTCCCGGCTAGGGTTCTATACATGCTAAAAATATCAAAGTAGTCATTATGCTTACCGGTATACATTGAGCTTGTCCAGAGGTGGGGGTTTATCACAGTGATGGTATGTATCTGCCATCGCTGTGGGAATAGTCAGCTTAGAGACAACCTGCTGATCGAAAACCACACTGCTTTTGAAGGCTTTGCGAAGGTGGATGTCTTGCAGTGAGACTTCCTCCACGGTGCTGTCCAGTTGAGTGACTTTGACTGCCAGTCTATCTATCCTGGCCTGTAAGCTGGAAGAACGAATATGGAGGGCCTCGGTCTCCTTGTAAAGCTCACCAAACATGTCTTCGGCATGATGGCTAAGGCTTGAGAGTTGTCGGATAATATTGGCCAATGTTCCATTGGTGACTCCTTCCAAGTCATTTGGAAGTTGGAGGTGTTCAGGCAATGTGTCCCTTGACACATAAACGGGAGAAATGACTCTTTTTGGCAGAGGCATTTTAAATCACTTCCTAAAAGATTACAGATGGTTTAGTTCTTTGGGATAACTTGTCATAATCACTACACCCTAGACCCTACACTTGCAATATCTGATTTTAACACTCTTATCATGTTGTTACTATAAATACTTGCACAGCTATTTACAACAGCTaaataactgtttttttttcttctaaaattaCACACCCAACCGTAATCAGTCGTAAATACAAACTAGCGTTTGACACCTAGAATGACGCATTTTCCTTCAAAACAACTTGAACGCAAAGCAACGTCAAAACCCACTGGTTGGTAAGAATTTGAAAGCGTGACATACCTATCGTTCTATCCCGACGGAATTGCAATATTTCATCGTTTTAATCACTCCAAAGTatgaaaaacatcaaaaacaACATACACGCCCACAAGATGCTAGCCCACCAAGCAAAGAGGACTAACACTAATCTCTAAATTTTGGCAGTGCAATGATGGCGTGTCGGCGTTGCCAAGCCACCAAAAAGAGAAGcatcgtttgaaaaaaataaaataaaatcttcacGCACGCAGGAAAATTACAAATATGTTTTATACTTTattgaaatggtttttctttttccctacaATTAAGtacattcattttaaatcaGCTCTTAATTTTATGGTCTTCTATTTGGGGTTGGACTGCTGTTTCATTTGCTGCTGGTAAAGATTTCAAATCTATATAATCTTTGACCTCTATTGCAGTTTTGACTTTTGGTGGCTTGTAGtattcaaaagttttaaagtgttttaaaatgtttcctaaaataaaaattattgcttataaattatttgaataaacTCATTGTTTTCTATACTATACCTGACACTATCGGGTGAATGGTGAATTCCTTTGCCAATGCCAGAGCATCATATTTAGCAGGATCCTGTTGATGTCTCCCGATAAGCACTAGTGCTTGGCGAATACTCAATTTCCCTCTTGTTACTCTGACAGGTTCTTGGTAACCAAATTCTGCTTGTTCAACACTTTTTCTGTGTGATGGAAGGGGCTTTTCTGTGCTTATAGGTATTTCTGGTTTGTCATGTGAAGTTACATAAACTTCTTTCAGGCGACTGTTTAAGGTCTCATCTTTATTGTTGGATTGTTCCTCCATCAAATGTGGATTATCTAATAAACAATAACTATTTTTAGAATACGAATCACTATTAATAAAATCTCAAAAATACGTACTTTTCATGATTTCGTCAATTCTCTTCTGTGTGGTAGGGTGCCATGGAGCCGATATTGGCTTTTCCTTTGCCAACACTCTTTCGGTACGCGCTTCCACAGCAAAATTCTTAAAGGGCCTCATAGCTCTTTTCGTAATTTTAGCAGTTATATTCCCCATTGCGATTGTGACGAACTTTTCAACTTTACAAATTCAAACGAATCTCGCAACTGAAAATATTAGGTAATACTAATACCAAAGGCAAATACCAAGTGCAAAAGCAGTCGACAATCAAAAGTGTATTTATTTCAGGTTGACGGCGAACGCCATCTCGTGTACatgaatgaaaatataaactttggagggaagcaaaaaaaaatcagattgcCGGTAATGCCACTATTAGAACGTTTCGAAAAGTACAAATGAGGCGACTTGTTCCCCTGTGTTGACCACGTGAAGAATACCCGCTTTAAGGTCAACAAGTCTCGTAGACGAGTTGAGTAAAATGCGACTTGGAACATGGGGATTGCTTCTAAATTCGACGCTTCCTTTGAGTCGCACGACCtgtataacaaaaaattttttaaataaagatttAAATCAGTTACACCAGTTAAAGTTACCATTATCGGGTTATTAATTTTCAGagcaaaaacaatttttggcaGTAGATGAACCAACGACATGCTGTGTTCAGCGTTAGACAGTTGCTGTACTCGTACAGGATCGCCGGGTGAGGCCAAATAAAGATTGAATTGCGTCCGTAGATGACTGCGGTTTGGCACCGGAAGTGTAGACGGATCAATGGCGGAACTTAATGGGGCTTGGTTCGTTGAATTCGCAGATCGGAGCATAGTTCTTTTCAGTACTTCTTCAATAAGTCCAGAATCTAAATCCAATGAATACTTTGAcatacaattcaaattttaaatgaactataaaaaaaaaataccatccCCATGGGCATAGATGTCGTTTTCGAGATCGTTCAACTGTTGCGAGGATTTTACAGGGGATTGGAGTCGTTTAGTTGACGACTGTTTCTTTGAAGAATCGGGgaatcttcttctctttgacAAAGGAGTTTCCTCGCTTGATTCTTCTAAAGACAAAACAGTTTGtttgtaaataaacaaaagagtGTGCACTGCGAggcaaattttgtttaaaattcagTTATCATTACCGTTTGCACGAGATGTTGAAGGCCTAATAAGTGGAGTTTCCTTTTGCGATCTCTTGTGCAGTTCTGCATTTGCAACATCTTCTGGAATGCTAATAGACTGCTCAACTCTATTCGGTGAAGATTCCTTGACCAAAGTAAGCGTTCGCCTGGGAGTCCGGGGCGGTGGTACCGGTTCGGGTAGGAAACGGAATTTCGAAGTTTTGGGTGTACCCAATTCTGAAACTTTGTTAGCGACTGAGGCTGGCGTTTTTAAAGTGGCAGAAGGAACCGAAATTTTatgactttttgttttctgaggACTGAGAAAAATGTTATCGTCTTCGCCATCATCTTCGTCGTGCTCTTCGTCTTCCACTTTGTCGTCCTCTTCGTCTTCCACTTTGTCGTCCTCTTCGTCTTCCACTTTGTCGTCCTCTTCGTCCCCAACTTCGTCCCCAACTTCGTCCTCCACTTCGTCCTCCACTTCGTCCTCTACTTCGTCCTCTACTTCAGATTCTGAGCTGCTCAAGAAACGGTACTTCCTTTCTACAAATACAAATGAACATGAAAACTTTTAATTCGcgaaaatttagttttaaacAACAACCTTTGGATTTGTCTGCGGTTTTTAAGGTCATCCTATGCGCTTCGTCATTTTTAGCTTCAGACTTTTTAGTTTCCACTCTACTGTGGTTGTCTatgattacaaaataaacataattatgtaaaacgaaatttaaagtTTCACAAATATTTACCTAAGGACTTGGTAGGAGAACTTGAACTTTGTCTCTTTGGTCGACCGATACCACGACTGCGACCCTTGTTTTCACGTAATGTTGGGtctaacaattcaaatttgtataaTGGTTAATAAGACAGTTTCAGTaaataagacttttttttttaattaagccACAATTTCTAAATTAACTTGCCCGTAGACTTTGTGGGTTTACTTTTCGATCCTCCTGCAGACAAATCCGTTTCCACTACTTCATCCACAATTGTTGAAACTTTGTTCCCGCGcggattttttttcgtaatgttatctacagaaaaaaagaattcaaatttcaagaaGCTGCTagatgaattttgaaaacatgcAAATTAATTGTTCAAAATACCTTTGTCTAAATGTTCGGTGGATGACGTGGCTGGTTCTTCAGCTGAGATAGTTTTCCGTTCTGAAGCAACCATGGGCCGTTTCGCGGCTGGTTCAGGTGAATCACCAGTTTCTGTAGATCGGCTTTCGGCATTtgtctttcctctttttttagcCGATGGAGGATTTTTAGTGGTTGCTTTTACCTTATTTCTAGCTGATGGTCCtggtttcgtttttttatcaatttttcccGACAAGGATTCGGGctcttgaaaaaaatcatccgAATCGGAATTTgttctcaattttttcttcttttcaattggTGCTAGTAACAgcataaatttttcaataaaaaaaaaactttattagCTTCTTAGAATAAGATTTACTTtgtctagtagtagtagcaggtTTTCTTGAGAAAGAACCTTTCAGTTGGTGCTCCCGGtctcctaaaaataaaattcgataAAGCAATTCAATACGCAACATTGAAACAGAAACATTAGTGTGATCACAATTCACAATGATGCTTACCTGTCTTGTTCAATTTTGCTGCATTTTCTTGGCCACTGATTGACATTCTCTGTTTTTGGGATTGAGTAGTATCTAAGAAATAGTTTTCATTATAACAATCTTGACAAAATCTGTATTTAAAcataattaaataacaaagGAATGTGTTATCTTTTACTTGTATGAGACACTTGAGGGCTGAATCCAATGAAATCATCTTCGACTTCATCATCTCCAGAGGCATCACTTCTTTCTTGATCTGAGGCAGATGAATCATAAAATGGATGCAGATCCTTCCTATtaaaagacacacacattAAGACAGATGAAGATGTGTCGAATAATGAAAGGTCTTACTTggctttatttttactgtaCGAAGATGCAGTAGATAGTCTCGTGTTCGACATTCTTAAGTTTGACTAGGAAGGGCTAGGAAAGTTCTGCACGACAGTGTTTGGAATGTGAAATATGTTTTCTCCGAATTTTCCGATATTTAAAGAGTTTTAAAACGTGTAAAAGTAAAGACGAGAGATGAAATCTTACTGAAACTTCCAACTTGGCGAACACTGTACAAATGCTCAAAAATTGCCAATGGT
Protein-coding sequences here:
- the LOC124196243 gene encoding DEK domain-containing chromatin-associated protein 3-like isoform X2; translation: MSNTRLSTASSYSKNKAKKDLHPFYDSSASDQERSDASGDDEVEDDFIGFSPQVSHTNCYNENYFLDTTQSQKQRMSISGQENAAKLNKTGDREHQLKGSFSRKPATTTRQTPIEKKKKLRTNSDSDDFFQEPESLSGKIDKKTKPGPSARNKVKATTKNPPSAKKRGKTNAESRSTETGDSPEPAAKRPMVASERKTISAEEPATSSTEHLDKDNITKKNPRGNKVSTIVDEVVETDLSAGGSKSKPTKSTDPTLRENKGRSRGIGRPKRQSSSSPTKSLDNHSRVETKKSEAKNDEAHRMTLKTADKSKERKYRFLSSSESEVEDEVEDEVEDEVEDEVGDEVGDEEDDKVEDEEDDKVEDEEDDKVEDEEHDEDDGEDDNIFLSPQKTKSHKISVPSATLKTPASVANKVSELGTPKTSKFRFLPEPVPPPRTPRRTLTLVKESSPNRVEQSISIPEDVANAELHKRSQKETPLIRPSTSRANESSEETPLSKRRRFPDSSKKQSSTKRLQSPVKSSQQLNDLENDIYAHGDDSGLIEEVLKRTMLRSANSTNQAPLSSAIDPSTLPVPNRSHLRTQFNLYLASPGDPVRVQQLSNAEHSMSLVHLLPKIVFALKINNPIMVVRLKGSVEFRSNPHVPSRILLNSSTRLVDLKAGILHVVNTGEQVASFVLFETF
- the LOC124196243 gene encoding DEK domain-containing chromatin-associated protein 3-like isoform X7, translated to MSISGQENAAKLNKTGDREHQLKGSFSRKPATTTRQTPIEKKKKLRTNSDSDDFFQEPESLSGKIDKKTKPGPSARNKVKATTKNPPSAKKRGKTNAESRSTETGDSPEPAAKRPMVASERKTISAEEPATSSTEHLDKDNITKKNPRGNKVSTIVDEVVETDLSAGGSKSKPTKSTDPTLRENKGRSRGIGRPKRQSSSSPTKSLDNHSRVETKKSEAKNDEAHRMTLKTADKSKERKYRFLSSSESEVEDEVEDEVEDEVEDEVGDEVGDEEDDKVEDEEDDKVEDEEDDKVEDEEHDEDDGEDDNIFLSPQKTKSHKISVPSATLKTPASVANKVSELGTPKTSKFRFLPEPVPPPRTPRRTLTLVKESSPNRVEQSISIPEDVANAELHKRSQKETPLIRPSTSRANEESSEETPLSKRRRFPDSSKKQSSTKRLQSPVKSSQQLNDLENDIYAHGDDSGLIEEVLKRTMLRSANSTNQAPLSSAIDPSTLPVPNRSHLRTQFNLYLASPGDPVRVQQLSNAEHSMSLVHLLPKIVFALKINNPIMVVRLKGSVEFRSNPHVPSRILLNSSTRLVDLKAGILHVVNTGEQVASFVLFETF
- the LOC124196243 gene encoding nucleolar protein dao-5-like isoform X6: MSNTRLSTASSYSKNKAKKDLHPFYDSSASDQERSDASGDDEVEDDFIGFSPQVSHTNCYNENYFLDTTQSQKQRMSISGQENAAKLNKTGDREHQLKGSFSRKPATTTRQTPIEKKKKLRTNSDSDDFFQEPESLSGKIDKKTKPGPSARNKVKATTKNPPSAKKRGKTNAESRSTETGDSPEPAAKRPMVASERKTISAEEPATSSTEHLDKDNITKKNPRGNKVSTIVDEVVETDLSAGGSKSKPTKSTDPTLRENKGRSRGIGRPKRQSSSSPTKSLDNHSRVETKKSEAKNDEAHRMTLKTADKSKERKYRFLSSSESEVEDEVEDEEDDKVEDEEDDKVEDEEDDKVEDEEHDEDDGEDDNIFLSPQKTKSHKISVPSATLKTPASVANKVSELGTPKTSKFRFLPEPVPPPRTPRRTLTLVKESSPNRVEQSISIPEDVANAELHKRSQKETPLIRPSTSRANEESSEETPLSKRRRFPDSSKKQSSTKRLQSPVKSSQQLNDLENDIYAHGDDSGLIEEVLKRTMLRSANSTNQAPLSSAIDPSTLPVPNRSHLRTQFNLYLASPGDPVRVQQLSNAEHSMSLVHLLPKIVFALKINNPIMVVRLKGSVEFRSNPHVPSRILLNSSTRLVDLKAGILHVVNTGEQVASFVLFETF